One genomic segment of Amycolatopsis sp. WQ 127309 includes these proteins:
- a CDS encoding transglycosylase domain-containing protein: protein MSGGPELMTHHAYEEQDAYDDVEPDGDGKPVLTPEQRKKRRWKIIRRVGYGVVGVFVVLPAIAFVITYFLVDVPSPTEVAQNQSQAVTYFYADNSPMGKDVPRGGNRVLLSPDQIPDIMKHAAIATEDDSFETNSGFDVGGLLRAVFNNATGGTGGGSTISQQYIKKATDNDAPTLTRKWTELAKSFKMNQTYEKKDIITAYLNIIYFGRGAYGVGAASQAFFHKDAKDLTYSEAALLAGLIQQPGRSENDKVAHDRWTTALDRMLKNNYISAAERQSAQFPTPIPLEDSKQQAGAPPAFVVQQVKDELAAHDIPEDRYYSGGFQVHTTIDPKAQQAAEQAATEAMKGQVDDQLLNALVAVDPKTGGVLAYYGGKPIIQVNGQDQAGRDWADTPQNPGSSMKAFDLTAFLKMGKGLDSTFDGSNNRTFDGRVVRNAGPGSSCSTQCTVSEAMMRSANTVFYDMVLNDTKQGPVKQAAQEAGVTTKDDGGQSIISTKDNNISLGGGETQITPVDMASAYATFAANGEQRARHFVTKVVNGQDEVAYEAPTDAKPAFDSDSDKSRQIAGNVTEALKPVIDFSHLKCPAGHECAGKTGTQQHTKTAGEPSWAANANSQTWMVGYTPSVSVAAWVGGDGNKPLHGKNNSPIYGSTIAGPMWQKFMSLYLAGKPGEKFDKVDRIGGEVAPPPSSDVATTTDATPTGENPDQGGDQGDNGGNDGDDHGHDGDQSSSQESTPKHTKPTSSKETPTSGDDPGR, encoded by the coding sequence ATGAGCGGCGGGCCCGAGCTGATGACGCACCACGCGTACGAGGAGCAGGACGCCTACGACGACGTCGAGCCGGACGGCGACGGCAAGCCGGTCCTCACCCCGGAACAACGCAAGAAGCGGCGCTGGAAGATCATCCGGCGCGTCGGCTACGGCGTCGTCGGGGTGTTCGTCGTGCTCCCGGCGATCGCGTTCGTCATCACGTACTTCCTGGTCGACGTCCCGTCGCCGACGGAGGTCGCGCAGAACCAGAGCCAGGCGGTGACGTACTTCTACGCCGACAACTCGCCGATGGGCAAGGACGTGCCGCGCGGCGGCAACCGGGTGCTGCTCAGCCCGGACCAGATCCCCGACATCATGAAGCACGCGGCGATCGCGACCGAGGACGACTCGTTCGAGACGAACTCCGGCTTCGACGTCGGCGGCCTGCTGCGCGCGGTGTTCAACAACGCCACCGGCGGTACCGGCGGTGGTTCGACGATTTCGCAGCAGTACATCAAGAAGGCCACCGACAACGACGCCCCGACGTTGACGCGCAAGTGGACCGAGCTGGCCAAGTCCTTCAAGATGAACCAGACGTACGAGAAGAAGGACATCATCACCGCGTACCTGAACATCATCTACTTCGGGCGCGGGGCGTACGGGGTGGGCGCGGCGTCACAGGCTTTCTTCCACAAGGACGCGAAGGACCTGACCTACTCGGAAGCGGCGCTGCTCGCCGGCCTGATCCAGCAGCCGGGCCGGTCGGAGAACGACAAGGTCGCGCACGACCGCTGGACCACGGCGCTCGACCGGATGCTGAAGAACAACTACATCAGCGCGGCCGAGCGCCAGTCGGCGCAGTTCCCGACGCCGATCCCGCTCGAGGACAGCAAGCAGCAGGCCGGCGCGCCGCCCGCGTTCGTCGTGCAGCAGGTGAAGGACGAGCTCGCCGCGCACGACATCCCGGAGGACCGCTACTACTCCGGCGGCTTCCAGGTGCACACGACGATCGACCCGAAGGCGCAGCAGGCCGCGGAACAGGCGGCCACCGAAGCGATGAAGGGCCAGGTCGACGACCAGCTGCTCAACGCGCTCGTCGCGGTCGACCCGAAGACCGGCGGTGTGCTCGCCTACTACGGCGGCAAGCCGATCATCCAGGTCAACGGGCAGGACCAGGCCGGACGCGACTGGGCGGACACCCCGCAGAACCCGGGTTCGTCGATGAAGGCGTTCGACCTCACGGCGTTCCTCAAGATGGGCAAGGGCCTCGACTCGACGTTCGACGGCTCCAACAACCGGACGTTCGACGGCCGCGTCGTCCGCAACGCCGGCCCGGGCAGCAGCTGCTCGACGCAGTGCACCGTCTCCGAGGCGATGATGCGTTCGGCGAACACGGTGTTCTACGACATGGTCCTCAACGACACCAAGCAGGGCCCGGTCAAGCAGGCCGCGCAGGAGGCCGGCGTCACGACCAAGGACGACGGCGGCCAGTCGATCATTTCGACCAAGGACAACAACATCTCGCTCGGCGGTGGCGAAACGCAGATCACGCCGGTCGACATGGCCTCCGCGTACGCGACCTTCGCGGCCAACGGCGAGCAGCGCGCGCGGCACTTCGTGACGAAGGTCGTCAACGGGCAGGACGAAGTCGCGTACGAAGCGCCGACCGACGCCAAGCCCGCGTTCGACAGCGACTCGGACAAGAGCCGGCAGATCGCCGGGAACGTCACCGAAGCGCTGAAGCCGGTCATCGACTTCTCGCACCTGAAGTGCCCGGCCGGCCACGAGTGCGCCGGCAAGACCGGGACGCAGCAGCACACGAAGACCGCGGGTGAGCCGTCGTGGGCGGCGAACGCGAACTCGCAGACGTGGATGGTCGGCTACACGCCGTCCGTCTCGGTGGCGGCCTGGGTCGGCGGCGACGGCAACAAGCCGCTGCACGGCAAGAACAACTCGCCGATCTACGGCTCGACGATCGCCGGCCCGATGTGGCAGAAGTTCATGTCGCTCTACCTGGCGGGCAAGCCGGGCGAGAAGTTCGACAAGGTGGACCGCATCGGCGGCGAGGTCGCCCCGCCGCCGTCGTCGGACGTCGCGACGACGACCGACGCGACGCCCACGGGCGAGAACCCCGACCAGGGCGGCGACCAGGGCGACAACGGCGGGAACGACGGCGACGACCACGGCCACGACGGCGACCAGTCGTCGTCGCAGGAGAGCACGCCGAAGCACACGAAGCCGACGTCGTCGAAGGAGACGCCGACCTCGGGGGACGATCCGGGCCGCTGA
- a CDS encoding transglycosylase domain-containing protein: MTNDRTRTSRGRAPDPRQRPRRPGARPLPRAGLQGSEPELITHHVHNGTEPDDPPTVPILLPRPGQPPRRPRPSTEQDVRKRRWRRIRRIGYVAAGLFVVVPGIAFAITYLAVDVPSPETVAQAQGQAVTYLYRDGTEMGKDVPTGGNRQILAANQIPDVVKKAVIATEDASFETNSGFDVGGILRAAYNQVTGGSGGGSTISQQYIKNASGDDDPTLTRKWTELAKSFKMNQTYEKADIITAYLNIIYFGRGAYGIQAAAQAYFGQDVGQLDYSQAALLAGLIQQPGRSENTAVATARWTTALDRMLKNGYLTPAQRAAAKFPAPIPLVESKQAGALNPFVKKQVKAELAAQGISEQEYYRGGFQVFTTIDSQAQQSAEQAVTEQMAEQTDTQILDALVAVDPKTGGVLAYYGGDPVVKGPNGEDQAGRDWADEAHNPGSSMKPFDLAAFLKLGRGLDARFDGTSPRTFPGVDLPIRNAGDSSSCSDECTVAEAMQRSTNTVFYDMVLNVTKPSGVAEAAQEAGVRTKDNGGRSALFTGDNNISIGGGATQVTPADMASGYATFAAGGVQRQRHFVQKVTNANGETAYEAQDRSTDAFADNDAAKSAQIAGNVTAALAPVIQFSHLTCPAGHECAGKTGTQQHTPQNDEPASAANANAQTWMVGYTPSVSAAVWVGSDGDKALHGPGGAPLFGSTLAGPIWDRFMQLYLQGKPAERFDRVAAISSPVDQQQVEVQLPPPPQQQQQQQPRDQRNQAQPGDRQQQQDQLRQFQQRLQELQDRQRNRNGGGNNGNATGNNTTGNNGNGNGGNDSGQSGDPDPGG, translated from the coding sequence GTGACCAACGACCGAACCCGCACTTCGCGCGGTCGCGCTCCCGATCCCCGTCAACGTCCCCGGCGGCCGGGCGCCCGGCCGCTGCCCCGCGCCGGGCTGCAGGGCAGCGAACCGGAGCTGATCACCCACCACGTCCACAACGGCACCGAGCCGGACGACCCGCCGACGGTGCCGATCCTGCTGCCCCGCCCGGGTCAGCCGCCGCGGCGGCCCCGGCCGAGCACCGAGCAGGACGTGCGGAAACGGCGCTGGCGGCGGATCCGGCGGATCGGGTACGTGGCGGCGGGGCTGTTCGTCGTCGTACCCGGGATCGCGTTCGCGATCACCTACCTCGCCGTCGACGTCCCGTCACCGGAGACCGTCGCGCAGGCGCAGGGCCAGGCCGTGACGTACCTCTACCGCGACGGCACCGAGATGGGCAAGGACGTGCCCACCGGCGGCAACCGGCAGATCCTGGCGGCGAACCAGATCCCGGACGTCGTCAAGAAAGCCGTGATCGCGACCGAGGACGCGTCGTTCGAGACGAACTCGGGCTTCGACGTCGGCGGCATCCTGCGGGCGGCGTACAACCAGGTCACCGGCGGGTCCGGTGGTGGTTCGACGATTTCCCAGCAGTACATCAAGAACGCGTCCGGCGACGACGACCCGACGCTCACGCGCAAGTGGACCGAGCTCGCGAAGTCGTTCAAGATGAACCAGACCTACGAGAAGGCGGACATCATCACCGCCTACCTCAACATCATCTACTTCGGCCGCGGCGCGTACGGCATCCAGGCCGCCGCGCAGGCCTACTTCGGCCAGGACGTCGGCCAGCTCGACTACTCGCAGGCCGCGTTGCTGGCCGGGCTGATCCAGCAGCCGGGCCGCTCGGAGAACACCGCCGTCGCCACGGCCCGCTGGACGACGGCGCTGGACCGGATGCTCAAGAACGGTTACCTGACACCGGCCCAGCGCGCCGCGGCGAAGTTCCCGGCCCCGATCCCGCTGGTGGAGAGCAAGCAGGCCGGCGCGCTGAACCCGTTCGTCAAGAAGCAGGTCAAGGCCGAGCTGGCGGCGCAGGGGATCAGCGAGCAGGAGTACTACCGCGGCGGGTTCCAGGTGTTCACCACGATCGACTCGCAGGCGCAGCAGTCGGCCGAGCAGGCCGTGACCGAGCAGATGGCCGAGCAGACCGACACCCAGATCCTCGACGCGCTGGTCGCCGTCGACCCGAAGACCGGCGGCGTGCTCGCCTACTACGGCGGCGATCCGGTGGTGAAGGGCCCGAACGGCGAAGACCAGGCCGGCCGCGACTGGGCCGACGAGGCGCACAACCCCGGGTCGTCGATGAAGCCGTTCGACCTGGCCGCGTTCCTCAAGCTCGGCCGCGGTCTCGACGCGCGGTTCGACGGCACCTCACCGCGGACGTTCCCCGGCGTCGACCTGCCGATCCGCAACGCGGGTGACAGCAGCAGCTGTTCCGACGAGTGCACGGTCGCGGAGGCGATGCAGCGGTCCACGAACACGGTGTTCTACGACATGGTGCTGAACGTGACGAAGCCGTCCGGGGTGGCGGAAGCCGCGCAGGAAGCGGGTGTCCGCACGAAGGACAACGGCGGCCGCAGCGCGTTGTTCACCGGTGACAACAACATCTCGATCGGCGGCGGCGCGACGCAGGTGACGCCGGCGGACATGGCCTCGGGCTACGCGACGTTCGCGGCGGGCGGCGTCCAGCGTCAGCGTCACTTCGTGCAGAAGGTGACCAACGCGAACGGCGAAACGGCGTACGAGGCCCAGGACCGGTCCACGGACGCGTTCGCCGACAACGACGCGGCCAAGAGCGCGCAGATCGCGGGCAACGTGACGGCGGCGCTGGCGCCGGTCATCCAGTTCTCGCACCTGACCTGCCCGGCCGGCCACGAGTGCGCGGGCAAGACCGGCACCCAGCAGCACACCCCGCAGAACGACGAACCGGCGTCGGCCGCCAACGCGAACGCCCAGACGTGGATGGTCGGCTACACGCCGTCGGTCTCGGCGGCGGTCTGGGTGGGCAGCGACGGCGACAAGGCGCTGCACGGCCCGGGTGGCGCGCCGCTGTTCGGGTCGACGCTGGCGGGCCCGATCTGGGACCGCTTCATGCAGCTGTACCTGCAGGGCAAACCGGCCGAACGCTTCGACCGCGTGGCGGCGATCAGCTCGCCGGTGGACCAGCAGCAGGTGGAAGTCCAGTTGCCCCCGCCGCCGCAACAGCAGCAGCAACAGCAGCCGCGCGACCAGCGGAACCAGGCCCAGCCCGGCGACCGGCAGCAACAGCAGGACCAGCTCCGCCAGTTCCAGCAACGGCTTCAGGAGCTGCAGGACCGCCAGCGCAACCGCAACGGCGGCGGCAACAACGGCAACGCCACGGGGAACAACACGACCGGGAACAACGGGAACGGCAACGGGGGCAACGACTCCGGCCAGAGCGGCGACCCGGATCCGGGCGGCTGA
- a CDS encoding Gfo/Idh/MocA family oxidoreductase, producing MVDDLRVGILGYGIGGRVFHAPLVAATPGLTPAVITTSSNAVQARTDNPGAEIVPDADALFERAGELDLIVVSTPNRTHVPLALRAIAAGVPVVVDKPFAPTAAEAEQVVAAAKAAGVGLTVFQNRRLDSDFLTVRQVLDSGRLGEVFRFESRYDRWVPKPKDNWREFGDPAEAGGLLYDLGAHIVDQALQLFGPVTRVYAEVDRRRAGVQVDDDVFVALHHANGVRSQLWASALAGTQNPRFRVLGDQATFTKYGLDVQEPQIKTGMRPGDDGWGVEPAADAGKIGVGNDVKTVPTETGRYEQFYAQVRDALRGEGEFPVDPESSVAALRVIEAAHRSGVEGIVVEL from the coding sequence ATGGTTGACGACTTGCGGGTGGGCATCCTCGGCTACGGCATCGGGGGACGCGTCTTCCACGCACCGCTGGTGGCGGCGACGCCCGGACTGACCCCCGCGGTGATCACGACGTCGAGCAACGCCGTCCAGGCGCGCACCGACAACCCCGGCGCGGAGATCGTCCCGGACGCCGACGCGCTGTTCGAGCGCGCGGGCGAGCTCGACCTGATCGTGGTCAGCACACCGAACCGCACGCACGTCCCGCTCGCGCTGCGGGCCATCGCGGCCGGCGTGCCGGTGGTCGTCGACAAGCCGTTCGCGCCGACCGCGGCCGAGGCCGAGCAGGTCGTCGCCGCGGCGAAGGCGGCGGGCGTCGGGCTCACCGTCTTCCAGAACCGCCGCCTCGACTCCGACTTCCTCACCGTGCGGCAGGTCCTCGACTCGGGCCGCCTCGGCGAGGTGTTCCGCTTCGAGTCCCGCTACGACCGCTGGGTGCCCAAGCCGAAGGACAACTGGCGCGAGTTCGGGGACCCGGCCGAGGCGGGCGGGCTGCTCTACGACCTCGGCGCGCACATCGTCGACCAGGCGCTGCAGCTGTTCGGCCCGGTCACCCGGGTCTACGCGGAGGTCGACCGCCGTCGGGCAGGCGTCCAGGTCGACGACGACGTCTTCGTCGCGCTGCACCACGCCAACGGCGTCCGGTCGCAGCTGTGGGCGTCGGCGCTCGCGGGCACCCAGAACCCGCGGTTCCGCGTGCTCGGCGACCAGGCGACGTTCACCAAGTACGGCCTCGACGTCCAGGAACCCCAGATCAAGACGGGCATGCGCCCCGGCGACGACGGCTGGGGCGTGGAACCGGCGGCGGACGCGGGCAAGATCGGCGTCGGCAACGACGTCAAGACCGTGCCCACCGAAACCGGTCGCTACGAGCAGTTCTACGCCCAGGTGCGCGACGCCCTGCGCGGCGAAGGCGAGTTCCCGGTCGACCCGGAGTCGTCGGTCGCGGCCCTGCGCGTGATCGAGGCGGCGCACCGCTCCGGCGTCGAAGGGATCGTCGTCGAGCTCTGA
- a CDS encoding ROK family transcriptional regulator: protein MAATGRNLRNVREHNRALLLTHILRAGGLSRVELAERTGLTQQAVSKIVPELLDAGLLDEERQPSAGVGKPRTQLTVRSGARHALGARLDRDEYRVLRTNLIGEVEETAGGPLPVGFTPDQAVEAIGTTALELADGFGVLGLGLGAVGPLDHLAGLVRDATSMPGWHDVPLRDLLEKRTGLPVVLDKDTNAAAFAQLWPHGEPTATAVVLVGTGIGVGLLIDGHLYRGPRTNAGEFGHTTIAYDGPRCACGRRGCVEIMAKQAPGTRAAAGFLGIGLADLVQVLDLERIVLAGRAVRDEPGTYRDAVSERLEELLPLPHWQRIEVVEDSFGEEIVTRGAAAEVLASYYANPA, encoded by the coding sequence ATGGCGGCCACCGGGCGGAACCTGCGCAACGTGCGCGAGCACAACCGCGCCCTCCTGCTCACGCACATCCTGCGGGCCGGTGGCCTCAGCCGGGTCGAGCTCGCCGAACGCACCGGCCTCACCCAGCAGGCCGTGTCCAAGATCGTGCCCGAACTGCTCGACGCCGGCCTCCTGGACGAAGAGCGGCAGCCGTCCGCGGGCGTCGGCAAGCCCCGCACGCAGCTGACCGTCCGCTCCGGCGCCCGCCACGCGCTCGGCGCGCGCCTCGACCGCGACGAGTACCGCGTCCTGCGGACCAACCTCATCGGCGAGGTCGAGGAGACGGCGGGCGGTCCGCTCCCGGTCGGGTTCACCCCCGACCAGGCCGTCGAAGCCATCGGGACCACCGCGCTCGAACTCGCGGACGGCTTCGGAGTGCTCGGCCTCGGCCTGGGCGCGGTCGGCCCGCTGGACCACCTCGCCGGCCTGGTCCGCGACGCGACGAGCATGCCCGGCTGGCACGACGTGCCGCTGCGTGACCTGCTCGAGAAGCGCACCGGGCTGCCGGTGGTGCTGGACAAGGACACCAACGCCGCCGCGTTCGCCCAGCTGTGGCCGCACGGCGAGCCGACGGCGACGGCGGTCGTGCTGGTCGGTACCGGCATCGGCGTCGGCCTGCTGATCGACGGGCACCTCTACCGCGGCCCGCGGACCAACGCGGGTGAGTTCGGGCACACCACGATCGCCTACGACGGCCCCCGCTGCGCCTGCGGGCGGCGCGGCTGCGTCGAGATCATGGCCAAGCAGGCCCCCGGCACGCGGGCCGCCGCCGGTTTCCTCGGGATCGGCCTCGCCGACCTCGTCCAGGTGCTCGATCTGGAACGGATCGTGCTGGCCGGACGCGCGGTGCGGGACGAACCGGGCACTTACCGTGACGCCGTTTCGGAGCGGCTCGAGGAGCTGCTGCCGCTGCCGCACTGGCAGCGCATCGAGGTCGTCGAGGACTCCTTCGGCGAGGAGATCGTCACGCGTGGCGCGGCCGCCGAGGTCCTGGCCTCGTACTACGCGAATCCGGCATGA
- a CDS encoding glycosyltransferase family 87 protein, with protein MPEETTREPDPGPVTLSRADRVVPSWNDPLAAAVTRPVGGPLGEHAAVGRHWFWSPQRVGLLLATLALMLCWFGKGSCIQQYQDSSGATQLDWRAGRPFVAMCYSDIVPLYSSERLDRPSTFPYYTSWKESSQTAENDTRYMEYPVFTGLFQWVNAKLAAGWLNIAETGWLPGALPVAIYFDISAFFLSMAWLVTVWATGRTMKRRPWDMVLVAASPLVLVHAFTNFDAIATAFTATGLLAWSRKRPLLAGLLLGLGATAKLYPLLLLGVLFVLCLRAGKLTPFWRTAAAAVVTWVAVNAPFILTATRGWWEFFRLNTLRPMDPDSLYNVFSYTTGWAGFDGVLQKNQPPTYLNWTIAVLFLACCAGIAYVALAAPRRPRLGQLAFLVVAAFLLTNKVWSPQYSLWLVPLAVLAIPRWRLLLGWMLIDALVWVPRMFYYLGVDHKGLPEGFFLGTVVLRDLAVVGLCVLVVREIYRPATDLVRIAGDDDPAGGFLDGARDVIIPNATRRRRRAVAV; from the coding sequence GTGCCAGAGGAGACCACGCGCGAGCCGGACCCCGGCCCCGTGACGCTGAGCAGGGCGGATCGGGTCGTCCCGAGCTGGAACGACCCACTCGCGGCGGCGGTCACCAGACCCGTCGGCGGGCCGCTGGGCGAGCACGCCGCGGTCGGCAGGCACTGGTTCTGGTCCCCGCAGCGCGTCGGGCTGCTGCTGGCGACGCTGGCCCTGATGCTCTGCTGGTTCGGCAAGGGCTCCTGCATCCAGCAGTACCAGGACTCCAGCGGCGCCACCCAGCTCGACTGGCGCGCGGGCCGCCCGTTCGTCGCGATGTGTTACTCCGACATCGTGCCGCTCTACAGCTCCGAGCGGCTCGACCGGCCGAGCACCTTCCCGTACTACACGTCGTGGAAGGAGAGCTCGCAGACCGCGGAGAACGACACCCGGTACATGGAGTACCCGGTGTTCACCGGGCTCTTCCAGTGGGTGAACGCGAAGCTCGCGGCGGGCTGGCTCAACATCGCCGAGACCGGCTGGCTGCCCGGCGCGTTGCCCGTGGCGATCTACTTCGACATTTCCGCGTTCTTCCTGTCGATGGCCTGGCTGGTCACCGTCTGGGCCACCGGCCGGACGATGAAACGCCGGCCGTGGGACATGGTGCTCGTGGCGGCGTCACCGCTGGTCCTGGTGCACGCGTTCACCAACTTCGACGCGATCGCGACCGCGTTCACGGCCACCGGCCTGCTCGCCTGGTCCCGGAAACGGCCGCTGCTCGCCGGGCTCCTGCTCGGCCTGGGCGCGACGGCGAAGCTCTACCCGCTGCTCCTGCTCGGCGTGCTGTTCGTGCTCTGCCTGCGCGCGGGGAAGCTGACGCCGTTCTGGCGCACCGCCGCGGCCGCCGTCGTGACGTGGGTGGCGGTGAACGCGCCGTTCATCCTCACCGCGACCCGCGGCTGGTGGGAGTTCTTCCGGCTGAACACCCTGCGGCCGATGGACCCGGACTCGCTCTACAACGTCTTCTCGTACACGACCGGCTGGGCCGGGTTCGACGGCGTGCTGCAGAAGAACCAGCCGCCGACCTACCTCAACTGGACGATCGCCGTGCTGTTCCTGGCCTGCTGCGCGGGCATCGCGTACGTGGCGCTGGCGGCGCCGCGACGGCCGCGGCTGGGGCAGCTTGCGTTCCTCGTCGTGGCCGCGTTCCTGCTGACCAACAAGGTGTGGAGCCCGCAGTACTCGCTGTGGCTGGTGCCGCTGGCCGTGCTGGCCATCCCGCGCTGGCGGCTGCTGCTCGGCTGGATGCTGATCGACGCGCTGGTGTGGGTGCCGCGGATGTTCTACTACCTCGGCGTCGACCACAAGGGCCTGCCCGAAGGCTTCTTCCTGGGCACGGTCGTGCTCCGCGACCTGGCCGTCGTCGGCCTGTGCGTGCTGGTGGTCCGCGAGATCTACCGCCCGGCGACCGACCTGGTCCGGATCGCCGGCGACGACGACCCGGCAGGCGGCTTCCTCGACGGCGCCCGGGACGTGATCATCCCGAACGCCACCCGGCGCCGCCGGCGAGCCGTGGCCGTCTAA
- a CDS encoding deoxyribonuclease IV — translation MLIGAHVRDDDPLTAVADRKADVVQFFLSDPQGWKAPKPHPHGEAILADPVEVFIHSPYLINVASLNNKIRIPSRKNVTQHADGAAAVGAKGLIVHGGHVGANDDVEAGLDNWRKLFEREQEKGGFKVPILIENTAGGENAITRDLDVIARLWDKVGEFGAGFCLDTCHAYAAGWDLAIAVGKVKAITGRIDLVHLNNSRDEFGSTRDRHANVVEGEGTIDPEALVAVAREAGAPVIVETPADGQAADIAYLKEQLG, via the coding sequence ATGCTGATTGGCGCCCATGTCCGTGACGACGACCCGTTGACCGCGGTCGCCGACCGCAAAGCCGACGTCGTCCAGTTCTTCCTCTCCGACCCCCAGGGCTGGAAAGCCCCGAAGCCGCACCCGCACGGCGAGGCCATCCTGGCCGACCCGGTCGAGGTGTTCATCCACTCGCCGTACCTCATCAACGTGGCGTCGCTGAACAACAAGATCCGGATCCCGTCCCGCAAGAACGTCACGCAGCACGCGGACGGGGCCGCCGCGGTCGGCGCGAAGGGCCTGATCGTGCACGGCGGGCACGTCGGCGCCAACGACGACGTCGAGGCCGGGCTCGACAACTGGCGCAAGCTCTTCGAGCGCGAGCAGGAGAAGGGCGGCTTCAAGGTCCCGATCCTGATCGAGAACACCGCCGGCGGCGAGAACGCGATCACCCGCGACCTCGACGTCATCGCCCGGCTGTGGGACAAGGTCGGCGAGTTCGGCGCCGGGTTCTGCCTGGACACCTGCCACGCCTACGCCGCCGGCTGGGACCTCGCGATCGCCGTCGGGAAGGTCAAGGCCATCACCGGCCGGATCGACCTGGTGCACCTCAACAACTCCCGCGACGAGTTCGGCTCGACGCGGGACCGGCACGCGAACGTCGTCGAGGGTGAGGGCACGATCGACCCCGAGGCCCTGGTCGCGGTCGCCCGCGAAGCCGGCGCCCCGGTGATCGTCGAAACGCCGGCCGACGGCCAGGCCGCCGACATCGCGTACCTGAAGGAACAGCTGGGTTAG
- the rpsF gene encoding 30S ribosomal protein S6 translates to MSRHYEVMVILDPTLDERTVAPTLDTFLNVIRTSGGSVEKVDVWGRRRLSYEIKKHAEGIYALLDLNSSSDAVKELDRQLSLQETVLRTKVMRREIKRAAAAKPPVVAAKA, encoded by the coding sequence GTGTCACGCCATTACGAGGTAATGGTCATCCTGGACCCCACGCTCGACGAGCGCACTGTCGCTCCGACGCTGGACACCTTCCTCAACGTGATCCGCACTTCGGGCGGAAGCGTCGAGAAGGTCGACGTCTGGGGCCGGCGCCGGCTCTCGTACGAGATCAAGAAGCACGCCGAGGGCATCTACGCCCTGCTGGACCTGAACTCGTCCTCGGACGCGGTGAAGGAGCTGGACCGCCAGCTGTCGCTTCAGGAGACCGTGCTCCGCACCAAGGTCATGCGTCGCGAGATCAAGCGCGCCGCCGCGGCCAAGCCGCCCGTCGTCGCCGCCAAGGCCTGA
- a CDS encoding single-stranded DNA-binding protein, which produces MAGDTVITVIGNLTSDPELRFTPSGAAVANFTVASTPRTLDKQSGEWKDGEALFLRCNIWRQAAENVAESLTRGARVVVQGRLKQRSFETKEGEKRTVVELEVDEIGPSLRYATAKVNKVSRGGGGGGDFGGGGGGGGGNRGGGGGGGMPADDPWGSAPAASSGGGGGGFSDEPPF; this is translated from the coding sequence ATGGCTGGAGACACCGTCATCACGGTGATCGGCAACCTGACGTCCGACCCGGAACTGCGTTTCACCCCGTCCGGTGCGGCGGTCGCGAACTTCACCGTCGCGTCCACGCCCCGCACGCTCGACAAGCAGTCGGGCGAGTGGAAGGACGGCGAGGCGCTGTTCCTGCGCTGCAACATCTGGCGGCAGGCGGCGGAGAACGTCGCCGAGTCGCTGACGCGCGGCGCTCGCGTCGTCGTCCAGGGCCGGCTGAAGCAGCGGTCGTTCGAGACGAAGGAAGGCGAGAAGCGCACCGTCGTCGAGCTCGAGGTCGACGAGATCGGCCCCTCGCTGCGCTACGCCACGGCCAAGGTCAACAAGGTCAGCCGCGGTGGCGGCGGCGGTGGTGACTTCGGCGGCGGCGGTGGCGGCGGCGGCGGAAACCGCGGTGGCGGCGGTGGCGGCGGAATGCCGGCCGACGACCCGTGGGGCTCCGCCCCGGCCGCGAGCAGCGGTGGCGGTGGCGGTGGCTTCTCCGACGAGCCTCCCTTCTGA
- the rpsR gene encoding 30S ribosomal protein S18, which yields MAKPPIRKPKKKVCVFCKAEKKGRPELIDYKDTNLLRKYISDRGKIRARRVTGNCSQHQRDIAIAVKNSREMALLPYTSTAR from the coding sequence GTGGCCAAGCCACCCATTCGCAAGCCCAAGAAGAAGGTCTGCGTGTTCTGCAAGGCCGAGAAAAAGGGCCGTCCGGAACTGATCGACTACAAGGACACCAACCTGCTGCGGAAGTACATCTCCGACCGCGGCAAGATCCGTGCCCGTCGCGTCACCGGCAACTGCAGCCAGCACCAGCGTGACATCGCCATCGCGGTCAAGAACTCCCGCGAAATGGCGCTGCTGCCCTACACCTCGACCGCGCGCTAA
- the rplI gene encoding 50S ribosomal protein L9 — protein sequence MAKIILTTDVANLGGPGDIVEVKDGYARNYLLPRGYAIAATKGAEKNVRTIQRAQESRRIRDLDHAKEIKATLEGLGAIQLTGKSAEGSKKLFGSITSAEIVDAIKAAGGPLLDKRVIELRDHIKTVGKHSVGARLHPDVKVEVRLEVKAK from the coding sequence ATGGCGAAGATCATCCTCACCACCGACGTGGCCAACCTCGGCGGCCCCGGCGACATCGTCGAGGTCAAGGACGGTTACGCGCGCAACTACCTGCTCCCGCGGGGTTACGCGATCGCGGCCACCAAGGGCGCGGAGAAGAACGTCCGCACGATCCAGCGCGCGCAGGAGAGCCGTCGCATCCGCGACCTCGACCACGCCAAGGAGATCAAGGCGACGCTGGAGGGCCTCGGCGCCATCCAGCTCACCGGCAAGTCGGCCGAGGGCTCGAAGAAGCTCTTCGGCTCGATCACCTCGGCCGAGATCGTGGACGCGATCAAGGCGGCCGGTGGCCCGCTGCTCGACAAGCGCGTCATCGAGCTGCGCGACCACATCAAGACGGTCGGCAAGCACTCGGTCGGCGCCCGGCTGCACCCCGACGTCAAGGTCGAGGTCCGGCTCGAGGTCAAGGCCAAGTAG